In Achromobacter spanius, the following proteins share a genomic window:
- a CDS encoding ABC transporter ATP-binding protein translates to MSDCLLAATGITRRFGGLTAVNDVSLTLARGQVHAVIGTNGAGKSTLINILSGELAPSSGQVMLGGRDITPWRQPQRARAGLGRSYQRSTLFPELSVFENCRLTAQAARQRFWHWWRSASDCRRSAELAHHALERTGLADDAARPAGLLPHGRKRQLEIAMCLAGEPQVLLLDEPLAGMGPEETDRILDLLQSLKAGHAILLVEHDMDAVFRIAETITVMVNGTAIASGPPADIRANADVRTAYLGEDTRPGHTQGDPACTP, encoded by the coding sequence ATGTCTGATTGCCTGCTTGCCGCCACCGGCATCACGCGCCGCTTTGGCGGGCTGACCGCGGTCAACGACGTATCACTCACGCTGGCGCGCGGCCAGGTGCATGCCGTCATCGGCACCAACGGGGCGGGCAAGTCCACACTGATCAACATCCTGTCGGGCGAACTGGCGCCCAGCAGCGGCCAGGTGATGCTGGGCGGACGCGACATCACCCCCTGGCGCCAGCCGCAACGGGCGCGTGCCGGACTGGGCCGCAGCTACCAGCGTTCGACGCTGTTTCCCGAACTGAGCGTGTTCGAGAACTGTCGCTTGACGGCGCAGGCGGCACGCCAGCGCTTCTGGCATTGGTGGCGTTCGGCGTCGGACTGCCGGCGCAGCGCGGAATTGGCACATCACGCGCTGGAACGCACGGGGCTGGCGGACGACGCCGCGCGACCGGCCGGCCTGCTGCCGCACGGTCGCAAGCGCCAGCTTGAAATCGCCATGTGCCTGGCAGGCGAACCCCAGGTACTGCTGCTGGATGAGCCCTTGGCCGGCATGGGACCGGAAGAAACAGACCGCATTCTGGACCTGCTGCAAAGCTTGAAGGCAGGCCACGCGATTTTGCTGGTGGAGCACGACATGGACGCGGTGTTCCGCATTGCCGAAACCATCACCGTGATGGTCAACGGCACCGCCATCGCCAGCGGCCCGCCCGCCGACATCCGCGCCAACGCGGACGTGCGCACGGCTTACCTGGGCGAAGACACCCGCCCCGGCCACACCCAAGGAGACCCCGCATGCACACCTTGA
- a CDS encoding branched-chain amino acid ABC transporter permease, with protein sequence MQRLLPLATLLALAAFAYSGSDYYTGLAIKVMIYAIFALSLQLLVGGAGLVSLGHAAFFGIGAYAAALLSPESQAGNLWWLLPAALLAAAAYALLTGALALRTRGVYFIMVTLAFAQMAYYVFHDTDFGGGSDGIYLYFRPELPVGGWMPFDLSNATTFYFFVLACLALTWGFLSLLRRSPFGAALAGIRINEQRMRAAGYATYPYKLTAYVVGATLASLAGFLFALKDGFVTPELLAWEQSGLVLLMVILGGMASLGGAVIGTVALVLMQELFQSQALFGDYARHWHLPLGIAIIALVALLPNGIAGLPAQWRQRREARAANAHAASGGGTQALAPSSTSVRPAARLPIQGERHV encoded by the coding sequence ATGCAGAGACTTCTTCCCCTTGCAACGTTGCTGGCGCTGGCTGCGTTTGCCTATAGCGGCAGCGACTACTACACGGGCCTGGCCATCAAGGTCATGATCTACGCCATCTTCGCGCTAAGCCTGCAACTGCTGGTGGGCGGCGCGGGGCTGGTCAGCCTGGGGCATGCCGCCTTCTTCGGCATCGGCGCCTATGCGGCGGCACTGCTGTCGCCCGAATCCCAGGCGGGCAACCTGTGGTGGCTATTGCCCGCGGCCCTGTTGGCGGCGGCGGCCTATGCGCTCTTGACCGGCGCGCTGGCGCTGCGCACGCGCGGCGTGTACTTCATCATGGTGACGCTGGCCTTTGCGCAGATGGCCTATTACGTTTTCCACGACACCGACTTCGGCGGCGGCAGCGATGGCATCTACCTGTACTTCCGGCCCGAACTGCCCGTGGGCGGCTGGATGCCCTTCGACCTGAGCAACGCCACCACCTTCTACTTCTTCGTGCTGGCCTGCCTGGCGCTGACCTGGGGCTTTCTGTCGCTGCTGCGGCGGTCACCCTTTGGCGCGGCGCTGGCCGGCATCCGCATCAACGAACAACGTATGCGCGCAGCCGGCTATGCCACGTATCCGTACAAGCTGACCGCCTACGTGGTGGGCGCCACGCTGGCCAGTCTGGCGGGCTTTCTTTTCGCGCTGAAAGACGGCTTTGTCACGCCGGAACTGCTGGCTTGGGAACAATCTGGCCTGGTGTTGCTGATGGTGATTCTGGGCGGCATGGCCAGCCTGGGCGGCGCGGTGATCGGCACGGTGGCGCTGGTGCTGATGCAAGAGTTGTTCCAGTCGCAGGCGCTGTTTGGCGACTACGCACGCCATTGGCATCTGCCGCTGGGTATCGCCATCATTGCGCTGGTGGCGCTGCTGCCCAATGGCATTGCGGGCCTGCCCGCGCAATGGCGCCAGCGTCGCGAGGCACGCGCCGCCAATGCGCATGCGGCCTCTGGCGGCGGCACGCAGGCCCTGGCGCCCTCCTCCACCTCCGTGCGCCCCGCTGCCCGCCTGCCCATCCAGGGAGAACGCCATGTCTGA
- a CDS encoding branched-chain amino acid ABC transporter permease has protein sequence MDISILLIQSLNAFQYGLLLFLVASGLTLIFGIMGIINLAHGSFYMIGAYMAFALGPLVDRWLGGGFIATLAVCVLLAGALGYVLEAAFFSYLYHRNHLQQVLMTYGLILVFEELRSILVGNDVHGVPLPAWLQGSISLGGVMTYPVYRLFISAVGIAVALLLYWVISRTRLGMMLRAGASNREMTASLGIDVNKLYRLVFAAGVALAALAGTIAAPVSSVYPGMGNGVLIICFVVVVIGGIGSIRGAFLAAMLVGFVETFGQVLFPSAAGVLVYLLMAFILLCKPEGLFKQG, from the coding sequence ATGGACATCAGCATCCTGCTTATTCAAAGCCTGAACGCATTCCAGTACGGCTTGCTGCTGTTCCTGGTGGCCAGCGGACTCACGCTGATCTTCGGCATCATGGGCATCATCAACCTGGCCCATGGCAGCTTCTACATGATCGGCGCCTACATGGCGTTTGCGCTGGGGCCGCTGGTTGACCGCTGGCTGGGCGGCGGCTTTATCGCCACCCTTGCCGTGTGCGTGCTGCTGGCCGGTGCGTTGGGCTATGTGCTGGAAGCGGCGTTCTTCAGCTACCTGTACCACCGCAACCACTTGCAGCAGGTGCTGATGACTTACGGGCTGATTTTGGTCTTCGAGGAACTGCGCAGCATCCTGGTGGGCAACGACGTGCACGGCGTGCCGCTGCCCGCGTGGCTGCAAGGCAGTATCTCGCTGGGCGGCGTGATGACGTATCCGGTGTATCGGCTATTCATCTCGGCCGTGGGCATTGCGGTGGCGCTGCTGCTGTATTGGGTGATTTCGCGCACGCGGCTGGGCATGATGCTGCGCGCCGGCGCCAGCAACCGCGAAATGACCGCGTCCTTGGGCATCGACGTCAACAAGCTGTACCGGCTGGTGTTCGCGGCCGGCGTGGCCCTGGCGGCGCTGGCCGGCACCATTGCCGCGCCCGTGTCGTCGGTGTATCCCGGCATGGGCAACGGGGTGCTGATCATCTGCTTCGTGGTGGTGGTGATCGGCGGCATCGGCTCGATACGCGGCGCCTTCCTGGCCGCGATGCTGGTGGGCTTTGTGGAAACCTTCGGCCAGGTGCTGTTCCCGTCCGCCGCGGGCGTGCTGGTGTATCTGCTGATGGCCTTCATTCTTCTATGCAAGCCCGAAGGGCTGTTCAAACAGGGCTAG
- a CDS encoding ABC transporter substrate-binding protein: protein MNHALTRAAIAAALTFAASGAQAADKIKVGFMLPYSGTFAALGNAIENGFKLYVAEQGGKLGGREIEYFKVDDESNPAKAAENANRLIKRDQVDVLIGTVHSGVAMALAKAAKDSDTTLIVTNAGANAITGPLCGPGIFRTSFTNWQPAYAMGPVAYAKGHKTAVTISWKYAAGDEAIGGFKEGFEKAGGKVVKELSLPFPNVEFQSLLTEIAATKPDMVFTFFAGGGAVKFVQDYHAAGLDKTIPLYGSGFLTDGTLQAQGASAQGLLTTLHYADGLNTPRDNAFRADYAKNYKVQPDVYAVQGYDAAQLMQSGLSAVKGDFAKKADFRQAMRGATVDSPRGPFTLSAAGNPVQDIYLRRVDGLENKVVEVAAKKLADPARGCKL, encoded by the coding sequence ATGAACCACGCCCTGACCCGGGCTGCGATTGCCGCGGCCCTGACGTTCGCCGCCAGCGGCGCGCAGGCCGCCGACAAGATCAAAGTCGGTTTCATGCTGCCCTACAGCGGCACCTTCGCCGCGCTGGGCAACGCCATCGAGAACGGCTTCAAGCTGTACGTTGCCGAACAAGGCGGCAAGCTGGGCGGGCGCGAGATCGAATACTTCAAGGTGGATGACGAGTCCAACCCCGCCAAGGCCGCTGAAAACGCCAACCGCCTGATCAAGCGCGACCAGGTCGACGTGCTGATCGGCACGGTGCACTCAGGCGTGGCGATGGCGCTGGCCAAGGCCGCGAAAGACAGCGACACCACGCTGATCGTCACCAACGCGGGCGCCAACGCCATCACCGGCCCGCTGTGCGGCCCCGGCATCTTCCGCACGTCGTTCACCAACTGGCAGCCGGCCTACGCCATGGGCCCCGTGGCCTACGCCAAGGGCCACAAGACCGCCGTCACCATCAGCTGGAAATACGCGGCGGGGGACGAGGCCATTGGCGGCTTCAAGGAAGGTTTTGAAAAGGCGGGCGGCAAGGTCGTCAAGGAATTGAGCCTGCCGTTTCCCAACGTGGAATTCCAATCGCTCCTGACCGAGATTGCCGCCACCAAGCCCGACATGGTGTTCACCTTCTTCGCGGGCGGCGGCGCGGTGAAGTTCGTGCAGGACTATCACGCGGCGGGCCTGGACAAGACCATTCCGCTGTACGGCTCGGGCTTCCTTACCGACGGCACCTTGCAGGCGCAAGGCGCATCCGCGCAAGGCCTCTTGACCACGCTGCACTACGCCGACGGTCTTAACACGCCGCGCGACAACGCCTTCCGCGCCGACTACGCCAAGAACTACAAGGTGCAGCCTGACGTGTACGCCGTGCAAGGCTACGACGCCGCGCAACTGATGCAGTCGGGCCTGTCGGCCGTGAAGGGCGACTTCGCCAAGAAGGCGGACTTCCGCCAGGCGATGCGCGGCGCCACCGTGGACAGCCCGCGCGGCCCCTTCACGCTGTCGGCTGCGGGCAACCCGGTGCAGGACATTTATCTGCGCCGGGTGGATGGCCTGGAGAACAAGGTCGTCGAGGTTGCCGCGAAAAAGCTGGCCGACCCCGCGCGCGGCTGCAAGCTCTGA
- a CDS encoding benzoate-CoA ligase family protein, with amino-acid sequence MNTCPAELNFASHLAALNAARAAKPAYIDDSRQLSYGELAERVARMAGALRQLGLRREERILLLMQDTVDWPVAFLGALHAGVVPVAVNTLLTPDDYAYIITHSRVRAVFVSGALMPALQAALAQSPGDVEHVVVSQPNNAQPKPAQPNNAQPKPAHPAATLPAPAQDFDALLAGAPLAPAVRTLSDEIAFWLYSSGSTGKPKGVVHTHGNLWHTAELYAKPVLGIREDDVVFSAAKLFFAYGLGNGLTFPLSVGATVILMGERPTPQAVFQRLTRHRPTVFYGVPTLYASMLASPDLPPREQVAMRVCTSAGEALPRDIGERFTRHFGCEILDGIGSTEMLHIFISNQSGQIRYGTTGKPVPGYEVQLRDDSGAPVAAGTIGDLYIKGPSAALMYWNNRDKTRQCFLGDWLKSGDKYTCDTDGYYTYAGRSDDMIKVSGQYVSPVEVENVLVQHEAVLEAAVIGVPDHDGLVKTKAYVVLRPGFEPDAQTGAALQSYVKQHLAPFKYPRQINFTEELPKTATGKIQRFRLRQLEEATL; translated from the coding sequence GTGAACACCTGCCCCGCCGAACTCAACTTCGCCAGCCATCTGGCTGCCCTGAACGCCGCCCGCGCCGCCAAGCCCGCCTATATCGACGACAGCCGCCAGCTCAGCTACGGCGAACTGGCCGAGCGGGTCGCGCGCATGGCGGGCGCGTTGCGGCAGTTGGGATTGCGCCGCGAAGAACGCATCCTGCTGCTGATGCAGGACACGGTAGATTGGCCCGTTGCCTTCCTGGGCGCACTGCATGCCGGCGTGGTGCCCGTGGCCGTCAACACGCTGCTGACGCCCGACGATTACGCCTACATCATCACGCACAGCCGCGTGCGCGCCGTGTTCGTCTCGGGCGCGCTGATGCCGGCCTTGCAGGCGGCGCTGGCCCAATCGCCCGGGGATGTCGAACACGTGGTCGTGTCACAGCCAAACAACGCACAGCCCAAACCTGCACAGCCAAACAACGCACAGCCCAAACCTGCGCACCCCGCAGCCACCCTGCCCGCCCCCGCCCAGGACTTCGACGCCCTGTTGGCCGGCGCGCCGCTGGCCCCCGCCGTGCGCACGCTCTCCGACGAGATCGCGTTCTGGCTGTATTCGTCGGGCTCCACCGGCAAGCCCAAGGGTGTGGTGCATACGCATGGCAACCTTTGGCACACGGCCGAACTCTATGCCAAGCCGGTGCTGGGCATCCGCGAGGACGACGTGGTGTTCTCAGCCGCCAAGCTGTTCTTTGCCTACGGCCTGGGCAACGGCCTGACCTTTCCGCTGTCCGTCGGCGCCACCGTCATCCTGATGGGCGAACGTCCCACCCCACAGGCCGTTTTCCAGCGCCTGACGCGGCATCGCCCCACCGTGTTCTACGGCGTGCCCACCTTGTACGCCAGCATGCTGGCATCACCCGACTTGCCGCCGCGCGAGCAGGTGGCGATGCGGGTATGTACGTCAGCCGGCGAAGCCTTGCCGCGCGACATCGGTGAACGCTTCACGCGGCATTTCGGCTGCGAGATCCTGGACGGCATCGGCTCCACCGAGATGCTGCACATCTTCATCTCGAACCAAAGCGGGCAGATCCGCTACGGCACCACCGGCAAGCCCGTGCCGGGCTACGAAGTGCAGTTGCGCGACGACAGCGGCGCGCCCGTGGCGGCCGGCACCATCGGCGACCTCTACATCAAAGGCCCCAGCGCCGCGCTGATGTACTGGAACAACCGCGACAAGACGCGCCAGTGCTTTCTGGGCGACTGGTTGAAAAGCGGCGACAAATACACCTGTGACACCGACGGCTACTACACCTATGCCGGCCGCAGCGACGACATGATCAAGGTCAGCGGCCAGTATGTGTCGCCGGTGGAAGTGGAAAACGTGCTGGTGCAGCACGAAGCCGTGCTGGAAGCCGCCGTGATCGGCGTGCCGGACCACGACGGCCTGGTCAAAACCAAGGCCTATGTGGTGCTGCGCCCGGGCTTCGAGCCCGACGCCCAGACCGGCGCCGCGCTGCAAAGCTATGTGAAGCAGCATCTGGCGCCCTTCAAGTATCCGCGCCAGATCAACTTCACCGAAGAGCTGCCCAAGACGGCCACGGGAAAGATCCAGCGCTTCCGGCTGCGTCAGTTGGAAGAAGCAACGCTATGA
- a CDS encoding DUF4863 family protein, with translation MSTPDQFHALMREATRLVANQPLDEGLQAMLNREAGPDSTLYQNIFAACRQGVADGWMCNREGGGIRYGRVIKPAEDLAGCSVDVVDMNDLAGPHHAHPNGEIDLIMPLTADARFDGHGAGWLVYGPGSAHSPTVTQGRALVLYLLPGGAIAFTPPDG, from the coding sequence GTGAGCACGCCAGATCAATTCCATGCCCTGATGCGCGAGGCCACGCGCCTGGTGGCGAACCAGCCGCTGGATGAGGGGCTGCAGGCGATGCTGAACCGCGAGGCCGGCCCCGATAGCACGCTGTACCAGAACATCTTCGCCGCCTGTAGGCAGGGCGTGGCCGACGGCTGGATGTGCAACCGCGAAGGCGGCGGCATCCGCTACGGGCGCGTCATCAAGCCGGCGGAAGACCTGGCTGGCTGCTCGGTGGACGTGGTCGACATGAACGACCTGGCCGGCCCCCACCACGCGCATCCCAATGGCGAAATAGACCTGATCATGCCGCTCACCGCCGACGCGCGCTTTGACGGCCACGGCGCCGGCTGGCTGGTCTACGGCCCCGGCAGCGCGCATAGCCCCACCGTGACGCAAGGCCGCGCGCTGGTGCTGTACCTGCTGCCCGGCGGCGCCATCGCGTTCACACCGCCCGACGGCTGA
- a CDS encoding helix-turn-helix transcriptional regulator: MNQALDAAPTEPRREAFLVALGERVRRLRAIRGMTRKSLSQVTGVSERHLANLEHGVGNASILVLLQIARAFNCALAELVGDVTTESPDWLLIRELLSGRTESDLQRAREALTQLFGVGAGAQRPNRTQRVALIGLRGAGKSTLGQMLADDLGYPFVELNREIERVAGCSILEIHNLYGPNAYRRYERRALEEAVQIYPEMVLATPGGLVSEPATLNLLLAHCYTVWLRATPEEHMGRVMAQGDFRPMSGNNEAMADLKRILAGREAFYEKADLTWVTSNLEVQESFAGLRTQVRKACGLPL, encoded by the coding sequence ATGAATCAAGCGCTAGATGCGGCGCCAACCGAACCCAGGCGGGAAGCTTTCCTGGTGGCATTGGGCGAGCGCGTGCGCCGCCTGCGAGCCATACGCGGCATGACCCGCAAAAGCCTGTCGCAAGTGACCGGGGTGTCGGAACGGCATCTGGCCAATCTTGAACATGGGGTGGGCAATGCGTCCATCCTGGTGCTGCTGCAGATTGCCCGCGCCTTCAATTGCGCGCTGGCTGAACTGGTGGGCGATGTCACCACCGAATCGCCCGACTGGCTGCTGATCCGCGAACTGCTCAGCGGCCGCACCGAATCCGACCTGCAACGCGCGCGCGAAGCCTTGACGCAACTGTTTGGCGTGGGCGCGGGCGCGCAGCGGCCCAACCGCACGCAGCGCGTGGCGCTGATCGGGCTGCGTGGCGCGGGCAAGTCCACCCTGGGCCAGATGCTGGCCGACGATCTGGGCTACCCCTTTGTCGAACTCAACCGCGAGATCGAGCGCGTGGCGGGGTGCAGCATCCTGGAAATCCATAATCTGTATGGCCCCAACGCGTATCGCCGCTACGAACGGCGGGCGCTGGAAGAAGCGGTGCAGATCTACCCGGAAATGGTGCTGGCCACCCCCGGCGGGCTGGTGTCCGAACCCGCCACGCTGAACCTGCTGCTGGCGCACTGCTACACGGTATGGCTGCGCGCCACGCCCGAAGAGCACATGGGCCGCGTCATGGCGCAGGGCGATTTCCGCCCCATGTCGGGCAATAACGAAGCCATGGCCGACCTGAAGCGCATCCTGGCCGGGCGCGAGGCTTTCTACGAGAAGGCTGACCTGACCTGGGTCACCAGCAACCTGGAAGTGCAGGAAAGCTTTGCCGGCCTGCGCACCCAGGTTCGCAAAGCCTGCGGCCTGCCGCTATAA